A stretch of SAR324 cluster bacterium DNA encodes these proteins:
- a CDS encoding cytochrome c: MKNILGLLIGSSLVGTALLPMSAFATDKGMVLALSCASCHGTNGASPGSIPRIQGRTADYIEKAMLQFKSGERPATVMNRIAKGYTDEEIKLLSAYLGKFSPSK, encoded by the coding sequence ATGAAAAATATTTTGGGATTATTGATTGGAAGCAGTCTCGTTGGGACTGCACTTCTTCCAATGTCAGCTTTTGCCACAGACAAAGGAATGGTACTAGCCCTTTCATGTGCATCATGTCATGGAACTAACGGAGCAAGTCCTGGCTCAATTCCAAGAATTCAAGGCAGAACAGCAGATTACATCGAGAAAGCAATGTTACAATTCAAGTCTGGTGAGCGCCCTGCAACTGTAATGAATCGGATTGCTAAGGGCTACACTGATGAGGAAATTAAATTATTATCTGCCTACCTCGGTAAATTCTCACCAAGCAAATAA